The Peribacillus sp. FSL E2-0218 genome contains a region encoding:
- a CDS encoding SDR family oxidoreductase, which yields MKNLQGKVIVITGSSGGIGKEVAIEAAKQGGRLVLLARSLDKLQQVKNELITRYGIDAYAFKLDVSDTEQITSVFHDIHTQIGEVDVLVNNAGFGTFKEAQDTGIDETKAMFAVNVIGLMACTKQVLPYMKQRKSGHIINIASQAAKIATPKSTLYSSTKFAVLGYSNALRLELMEDHVYVTTVNPGPIETNFFGIADESGTYVKNVEKFMLKPERVATKIVAAMLTNKREINLPGWMDFAGKWYTLFPGITEFLGKKAFFKK from the coding sequence TTGAAAAACTTGCAAGGGAAAGTAATCGTGATCACCGGTTCTTCCGGAGGGATTGGCAAGGAAGTGGCTATCGAAGCGGCAAAGCAAGGCGGCCGTCTTGTGCTTTTGGCGAGAAGCCTGGATAAATTACAACAGGTAAAGAATGAGCTAATCACTCGTTATGGGATCGATGCATATGCCTTTAAGCTTGACGTGTCAGATACCGAGCAAATCACATCGGTATTTCATGACATTCATACGCAAATAGGTGAAGTGGACGTATTGGTCAATAACGCTGGCTTCGGGACATTTAAAGAAGCGCAGGATACGGGAATAGACGAAACGAAAGCGATGTTTGCCGTCAATGTGATAGGATTAATGGCCTGTACAAAGCAAGTCCTTCCCTATATGAAGCAGAGGAAATCAGGGCATATCATCAATATTGCTTCACAGGCAGCTAAAATTGCCACTCCTAAATCAACTTTGTATTCTTCGACTAAATTCGCCGTACTCGGCTATTCAAATGCTCTTCGGCTCGAGCTGATGGAAGATCATGTTTATGTAACCACCGTCAACCCAGGGCCGATAGAAACGAATTTCTTCGGCATTGCCGATGAATCGGGTACATATGTAAAGAATGTTGAAAAATTCATGCTTAAACCTGAGCGTGTCGCGACTAAAATCGTCGCGGCGATGCTGACGAACAAGAGGGAAATCAATCTCCCAGGCTGGATGGATTTTGCTGGGAAATGGTATACCTTGTTTCCGGGAATCACCGAATTTTTAGGAAAAAAAGCATTTTTTAAAAAATAA
- the mciZ gene encoding Z-ring formation inhibitor MciZ → MKIYVLEKSVTLSGKSWEILQKLKQLQDQYVYINDWIADIHHQVPQTPLKRIK, encoded by the coding sequence ATGAAGATTTATGTGTTGGAAAAAAGCGTTACTTTATCCGGTAAAAGCTGGGAAATCCTGCAAAAGCTAAAACAATTGCAAGATCAATATGTCTATATCAATGATTGGATTGCCGACATACACCATCAGGTTCCCCAAACTCCTTTAAAAAGAATCAAGTGA
- a CDS encoding aldo/keto reductase — translation MKKRRLGHSELLVSEIGLGCMSLGTDEKQASEIIQAALDEGINYFDTADLYDFGVNEEIVGRNVKAVREQVYIATKVGNRWNENKDSWSWDPSAAYIKTAVKDSLKRLGTDYIDLYQLHGGTLADNIEETVEAFEELKKEGYIRHYGISSIRPNVIKEFTEKSELDSVMMQYSLLDRRPEEWMSLLASKQISIIARGPLAKGLLSEKMLEKAHEDGYLDYSYHELKDLLPQLKDKLSDRKLNETALQYILSHPSVATVVPGASSVKQLRENCRAASSPSLSKTEFDILKQLTKASRYESHRD, via the coding sequence ATGAAAAAACGCAGACTTGGTCATTCTGAGTTGCTCGTTTCTGAAATTGGGCTCGGATGCATGTCATTGGGGACTGATGAAAAACAGGCATCCGAAATCATCCAAGCCGCTTTAGATGAAGGGATCAATTATTTTGATACCGCAGATCTGTATGATTTCGGTGTGAATGAAGAAATCGTCGGAAGGAATGTAAAGGCGGTTCGCGAACAGGTATACATTGCCACCAAGGTCGGGAATCGTTGGAATGAAAATAAGGATTCCTGGTCTTGGGACCCTTCTGCCGCCTATATCAAAACAGCTGTAAAAGATAGCTTAAAGCGGCTCGGAACGGATTACATCGATCTTTACCAGCTACATGGAGGAACTCTCGCAGATAATATCGAAGAAACGGTAGAAGCGTTTGAAGAGCTAAAAAAGGAAGGCTATATTCGTCATTATGGCATCTCCTCGATCCGCCCGAACGTGATCAAGGAATTCACTGAAAAGTCCGAGCTTGATTCCGTAATGATGCAGTACAGCCTGCTTGACCGCCGCCCTGAAGAGTGGATGTCCCTTTTGGCAAGCAAACAGATCAGCATCATCGCACGAGGCCCCCTTGCCAAAGGCCTGCTTAGCGAGAAAATGCTCGAAAAAGCACATGAGGATGGATATCTTGATTATAGCTATCACGAACTGAAAGATTTGCTTCCGCAATTAAAGGACAAGCTTTCTGACCGGAAATTAAATGAAACGGCGCTTCAATATATATTGTCACACCCAAGCGTCGCTACCGTTGTCCCGGGAGCAAGTTCAGTAAAGCAGCTCCGTGAAAACTGCCGGGCCGCCAGCAGCCCTTCCTTGTCAAAAACCGAGTTTGACATCTTGAAGCAGCTGACCAAAGCGAGCCGATATGAAAGCCATCGAGATTGA
- a CDS encoding VOC family protein, translated as MNRINLITLGVKDMSKSLTFYRDGLGFQTSIKEDAPSIVFFNNAGTKLALYPLEELTKDISELEPPKRGGFSGITLAYNAKSVEEVNEVMAKAEKAGGIIEKTPQEVFWGGYSGYFSDLDGYYWEVAYSKDWRFDDQDMLIIE; from the coding sequence ATGAACAGGATTAACCTTATTACGTTAGGTGTAAAGGATATGAGTAAATCTTTAACATTTTATCGGGATGGATTAGGGTTTCAGACATCGATTAAAGAGGATGCGCCTTCCATTGTTTTTTTCAATAATGCGGGAACGAAACTTGCTTTGTACCCTTTAGAGGAGTTAACGAAAGATATCAGCGAGCTGGAGCCACCGAAGCGGGGTGGATTTTCGGGCATCACGCTTGCTTACAATGCCAAATCGGTTGAAGAAGTGAATGAGGTGATGGCAAAGGCCGAAAAGGCAGGAGGGATAATCGAGAAAACACCTCAAGAGGTGTTTTGGGGAGGATACAGTGGCTACTTTTCCGATCTTGATGGGTACTATTGGGAGGTGGCGTATTCGAAGGATTGGCGTTTTGATGACCAAGATATGCTGATCATAGAGTGA
- a CDS encoding effector binding domain-containing protein produces MKLKVINSIRTNNFNDERLMQRITELWQKASDRLADHQGITHAVYHKYESDYKGDYSLSITVEDDDGEPSLEIPNNVKYEIFIVDTKVEHGVINTWKEIWAREDAGTLERAYSFDFEKYYPNGEIEVYIALR; encoded by the coding sequence ATGAAATTAAAAGTCATAAACAGCATACGAACCAATAATTTTAATGACGAACGTTTGATGCAAAGGATTACGGAATTATGGCAGAAGGCTTCCGATCGTCTGGCTGATCACCAGGGAATTACCCACGCTGTATATCATAAGTATGAAAGTGACTATAAAGGTGATTATTCATTAAGTATAACTGTTGAAGATGATGATGGGGAACCTTCACTGGAAATTCCGAATAACGTAAAATATGAAATCTTCATCGTGGATACAAAGGTAGAACATGGAGTCATCAACACCTGGAAAGAAATATGGGCTCGTGAGGATGCGGGTACATTGGAAAGGGCATATTCATTTGATTTCGAAAAATATTACCCTAATGGAGAAATTGAAGTTTACATAGCATTAAGATAG
- a CDS encoding NlpC/P60 family protein codes for MKKWIASAAVASAMTLTPLQAFANIGDQTLRPGMTHSDVKQLQQLLKTKGYFTYSGSLTTYYGTYSTSSVKKFQKAKGLTADGIAGRATFNALGVYKVNNTSMINYAKTLMGKPYKWGGTTPAGFDCSGFIYYVFQKSQGITLPRTTSLLYSNTGLKVSSPSKGDLVFFDTSSGRTGVSHVGIYIGNGQFIQASTSKGVTITDMDNSYWKPRYLGAKTL; via the coding sequence ATGAAGAAATGGATCGCTTCAGCTGCTGTTGCTTCTGCCATGACGCTAACCCCACTGCAAGCCTTTGCTAATATTGGAGACCAAACCCTCAGACCCGGAATGACACATAGCGATGTCAAACAACTACAACAACTTTTAAAAACCAAAGGTTATTTCACATATTCAGGTTCACTGACTACATATTATGGAACCTATTCCACATCATCAGTAAAAAAATTCCAAAAAGCTAAAGGCCTAACAGCCGACGGAATCGCCGGCCGAGCCACATTCAATGCACTTGGCGTTTATAAAGTCAATAATACAAGCATGATCAACTATGCAAAAACCTTGATGGGCAAACCGTACAAATGGGGCGGAACGACTCCGGCTGGATTCGATTGTTCCGGCTTCATCTATTACGTGTTCCAGAAGTCACAAGGAATCACCCTTCCGCGTACCACATCCTTGCTCTATTCCAATACAGGTTTAAAAGTTTCGTCACCTTCTAAGGGGGATCTTGTATTCTTTGATACTTCTTCCGGAAGAACAGGTGTATCACACGTTGGCATCTATATCGGGAATGGCCAATTCATTCAGGCTTCGACTTCAAAAGGAGTAACCATCACGGATATGGATAATTCTTATTGGAAACCAAGGTATTTAGGTGCAAAAACTTTATAA
- a CDS encoding YolD-like family protein, with translation MIRDRGRIKWTSMMLPEHVKMLRDWAGEDGYEAKRTLDEQQLEEMNAVMGEAMEGRKDVTIAHYEGSRYQLLIGRIHYYNELSQKLHIVDHFQQAHYIKLSDIADVRIMEG, from the coding sequence ATGATTCGTGATCGAGGCCGTATCAAATGGACATCGATGATGCTGCCGGAGCATGTGAAAATGCTGCGGGATTGGGCGGGGGAGGATGGTTATGAAGCGAAGCGCACCCTTGATGAGCAGCAGCTGGAGGAAATGAATGCCGTGATGGGGGAGGCGATGGAGGGGAGAAAGGATGTCACGATTGCTCATTATGAAGGAAGCCGGTATCAGCTGTTAATTGGCCGGATCCATTATTATAATGAACTCAGTCAAAAACTCCATATCGTCGATCATTTCCAGCAGGCCCACTATATCAAGCTTTCTGATATAGCGGATGTGAGGATAATGGAAGGCTGA
- a CDS encoding NUDIX hydrolase, translated as MKKFEEKTLSSEKIFTGRVISLQVDKVELPDGKTGKREIVKHPGAVAIIALTDENKIIMVEQYRKALERSLIEIPAGKLEKGEEPVLSAERELEEETGYECEKMEHIISFYTSPGFADELVHLYVAHNLKKKENAAPLDEDEFVELIELTLEEAQNYLLEGKIQDAKTAYAVQYLLLKKAMTS; from the coding sequence ATGAAAAAATTTGAAGAAAAAACGCTGTCATCGGAAAAAATCTTCACAGGAAGGGTAATCAGCCTGCAAGTGGATAAGGTGGAGCTTCCCGATGGGAAAACAGGTAAACGTGAAATAGTCAAACATCCGGGCGCCGTTGCGATCATAGCCCTTACGGATGAAAATAAAATCATCATGGTTGAACAGTATCGTAAAGCGCTGGAAAGAAGCTTGATAGAAATCCCTGCCGGAAAGCTTGAAAAAGGAGAGGAACCGGTTCTATCAGCAGAACGGGAGCTGGAAGAAGAGACAGGTTATGAATGCGAAAAAATGGAGCATATCATCTCTTTTTACACATCGCCAGGCTTTGCTGATGAATTGGTCCATCTGTATGTGGCCCATAATTTGAAGAAGAAAGAAAATGCGGCACCGCTGGATGAAGATGAATTTGTCGAGCTGATCGAACTTACGCTGGAGGAAGCCCAAAATTATTTACTGGAAGGAAAAATCCAGGATGCCAAGACGGCATATGCCGTTCAGTATCTGTTGCTGAAAAAGGCGATGACTTCATA
- a CDS encoding UV damage repair protein UvrX: protein MMDYGTMPNHSIMCIDMKSFYASCSAVMLGLNPLECYLAVVGDLQRTGSIVLAASPKMKKEFGIKTGSRMFEIPNDPRIVVVEPKMATYLRVSTEITRLFNRYVPKEAIHVYSVDESFVKVDGAASLWGDARMIAGKIRDEIERELQLPCAIGIGPNMLMAKLCLDLEAKHEGIAEWKYEDVPNKLWPISPLREMWGIGRRVEKTLHGMGIFTVGQLANYDLELLEAKFGIMGNQLYHHAWGIDLSEMGAPIIEGQVSFGKSQILLRDYKEEHEIKQVMLEICEEVGRRARTHHKAGRTVSLGIGYSKDEFGGGFQRSRSISEPTNITMELYKVCLELFRENYTKQKTVRSIAVTLSNIVDDNEMQLTLFDMSRWKKRELSYTVDRIRHKYGSKALLRAVSYTEAGTAVYRSRLLGGHKA, encoded by the coding sequence ATGATGGATTATGGGACGATGCCGAACCACTCAATTATGTGTATCGATATGAAGAGCTTTTATGCAAGCTGTTCAGCGGTCATGCTTGGTTTGAATCCGCTTGAGTGTTATCTGGCGGTGGTTGGTGATTTGCAAAGGACGGGGAGCATCGTGCTTGCTGCTTCCCCAAAGATGAAGAAGGAATTTGGCATCAAAACGGGTTCGCGGATGTTTGAGATTCCGAATGATCCAAGGATTGTCGTCGTTGAACCGAAAATGGCAACCTATTTAAGGGTCTCGACGGAAATCACCCGGCTGTTCAACCGTTATGTGCCCAAAGAAGCGATTCATGTATATAGCGTGGATGAAAGTTTTGTGAAAGTCGATGGGGCGGCTTCTTTATGGGGAGATGCCCGGATGATAGCCGGAAAAATAAGAGATGAAATCGAAAGGGAATTACAGCTTCCCTGTGCCATTGGAATTGGTCCGAACATGCTTATGGCTAAGCTTTGCTTGGATTTAGAAGCCAAGCATGAAGGGATTGCCGAATGGAAGTATGAGGATGTGCCAAACAAGCTTTGGCCGATTTCCCCGCTTCGTGAAATGTGGGGCATCGGCAGGCGTGTGGAAAAAACCCTTCATGGAATGGGGATATTTACGGTTGGGCAGCTGGCCAATTATGATCTTGAATTACTTGAAGCGAAGTTTGGCATTATGGGCAATCAGCTTTACCACCATGCGTGGGGAATAGATTTATCGGAGATGGGGGCACCGATTATCGAGGGACAGGTGAGCTTTGGCAAAAGCCAGATTCTGCTGCGGGATTACAAGGAAGAGCATGAAATCAAGCAGGTGATGCTGGAGATTTGCGAAGAAGTCGGAAGAAGGGCACGCACCCATCACAAGGCAGGCAGGACGGTCAGCCTGGGCATTGGTTACAGCAAGGATGAATTTGGCGGAGGGTTTCAGCGCTCCCGTTCAATAAGCGAACCGACCAACATTACGATGGAGCTGTATAAAGTTTGCCTGGAGCTTTTCCGTGAAAACTATACCAAGCAAAAAACGGTTCGGAGCATAGCGGTCACACTCTCGAATATTGTCGACGATAACGAGATGCAGCTGACTTTATTTGATATGTCGCGCTGGAAAAAGCGGGAGCTGAGTTACACGGTCGATCGAATTCGCCATAAATATGGATCGAAAGCGTTATTGCGTGCCGTTTCGTATACAGAAGCGGGTACAGCCGTTTACCGAAGCAGGCTGCTTGGCGGACATAAAGCGTGA
- a CDS encoding alpha/beta hydrolase, translating to MKKWWLALVGILTYIIGVGLYFSNRIMYMKKKEDAFIQNREILAKRLNREDFDNLPKTEIWVSSPSGYALKCLFVEPHETNQWVVISHGVTENKVNSIKYMNIFLKRGFNAIIYDHRRHGDSGGKTSSYGHYEKLDLKAVIDELKRRKGRDLTIGIHGESMGAATLLLYAGMLEDGADFYIADCPFSTFEDQIQHQLKAEIPIPSWTVFPLGRMFIKLRDGYWTNEVSPIKYIKNIRSPVLFIHSEKDTFIPVSMTMELYAAKEGPKQLYIAKKGAHAQSYNENPQEYEAQIDQFLETCLKKRKETEGI from the coding sequence ATGAAAAAATGGTGGCTTGCATTAGTTGGAATTCTAACTTATATCATCGGCGTAGGCCTTTATTTCTCCAATCGGATCATGTACATGAAAAAAAAGGAAGATGCTTTTATCCAAAACCGGGAAATCCTGGCCAAACGCCTGAACAGGGAGGATTTTGATAATCTGCCCAAAACGGAAATCTGGGTATCCTCACCCTCGGGCTATGCATTGAAATGCTTGTTTGTCGAACCGCATGAAACCAATCAGTGGGTTGTCATTTCCCACGGTGTGACGGAAAATAAAGTCAATTCGATTAAGTATATGAATATTTTTCTTAAGCGGGGCTTTAATGCCATCATTTATGATCACCGTCGCCACGGGGATTCCGGCGGCAAGACGAGCAGCTATGGACATTATGAAAAGCTCGACCTGAAGGCCGTAATCGATGAATTGAAGCGGCGTAAAGGCCGTGACCTTACCATCGGCATTCACGGGGAGTCCATGGGGGCCGCAACCTTGCTGTTATATGCCGGGATGCTGGAAGATGGCGCTGACTTTTACATTGCCGACTGTCCATTTTCAACTTTCGAGGATCAGATTCAACATCAGCTCAAGGCGGAAATCCCCATTCCTTCATGGACCGTATTTCCGCTTGGACGTATGTTCATCAAACTCCGGGACGGATATTGGACCAATGAAGTGTCCCCGATCAAGTATATTAAAAACATCCGCAGCCCAGTGCTCTTCATTCACAGTGAAAAGGACACCTTCATTCCCGTTTCGATGACGATGGAATTATATGCAGCAAAAGAGGGCCCAAAGCAGCTGTACATCGCTAAAAAAGGGGCCCATGCTCAATCTTATAATGAGAATCCGCAAGAATATGAAGCTCAAATCGATCAGTTTCTAGAAACTTGTCTGAAAAAGAGAAAGGAAACAGAGGGGATCTAA
- a CDS encoding iron-sulfur cluster biosynthesis family protein → MYIEWTERAAGKIADKLEGRKGHLQLKYDTDGCGCVVSGVTALWLVNEAEEGTEKVETNGIPLFVETSKMIFLDESMKIDFVPEANSFQLKSPNQILNPRMSFFNKM, encoded by the coding sequence ATGTATATTGAATGGACGGAAAGAGCGGCAGGGAAAATAGCCGATAAGCTAGAGGGACGAAAAGGACATTTACAGTTGAAATATGACACGGATGGCTGCGGCTGCGTTGTAAGCGGTGTGACGGCGTTATGGCTAGTCAACGAAGCGGAGGAAGGGACCGAAAAGGTGGAAACGAACGGTATCCCTCTATTCGTGGAAACATCAAAAATGATTTTTCTCGATGAAAGCATGAAAATAGACTTTGTACCGGAAGCGAACAGTTTTCAGTTGAAAAGTCCGAATCAAATCTTGAATCCTAGAATGAGCTTTTTTAACAAAATGTAA
- a CDS encoding MarR family transcriptional regulator has product MQNKLENVLENQLCFLLYASSREMTKKYKPLLDKLDVTYPQYLVLLLLWEQDTLTVKKLGELLALDSGTLTPMLKRMEQNDLIVRERSTQDERSVMILLTEKGRGLQAEACFIPDRISAISGEDKRVVEDLKASLLHLLKTLQQF; this is encoded by the coding sequence ATGCAAAACAAACTGGAAAATGTGCTTGAAAATCAATTATGTTTCCTGCTTTATGCAAGCTCAAGGGAAATGACGAAAAAATATAAACCGCTGCTGGATAAACTTGATGTGACGTATCCTCAATATCTCGTCCTTCTCCTGCTGTGGGAACAGGATACACTCACGGTCAAAAAATTAGGGGAACTGCTTGCCCTTGATTCAGGAACGCTTACCCCGATGTTGAAACGAATGGAGCAGAATGATTTGATTGTCCGTGAACGTTCCACCCAAGATGAGCGTTCCGTGATGATTTTGCTGACGGAAAAGGGACGCGGCTTGCAGGCAGAGGCCTGCTTCATTCCCGATCGCATTTCAGCTATATCAGGCGAAGATAAGCGGGTGGTCGAAGATTTGAAAGCTTCGTTGCTGCATCTGCTGAAAACTTTACAGCAATTTTAA
- a CDS encoding MerR family transcriptional regulator, translated as MNTSAVARLLNVSHSTIQRWVSQLNMEVERNQLGHYQFSEEDIALLRKIQNQLNEGIILQKVSISESKIRKATVQKHPEMSKEHEQLMERVIRLENGLKTKADDVVSYQLLQHRSEMEEMHKLVKKLEARIEALETPTVPPFDYFLAAEETAATKKTKKRPFMKMIFGNGRKSDSASWSTADSD; from the coding sequence ATGAATACAAGTGCAGTTGCCCGGTTACTGAATGTTTCCCATAGTACAATCCAACGTTGGGTTAGCCAATTGAACATGGAAGTAGAACGGAATCAGCTTGGCCACTACCAGTTTTCAGAGGAAGACATTGCCTTGTTAAGAAAAATCCAAAATCAGCTGAACGAGGGCATCATTCTCCAGAAGGTCAGCATATCAGAGAGTAAAATCAGAAAAGCAACCGTCCAGAAACACCCTGAAATGTCAAAAGAACATGAACAGCTGATGGAACGGGTCATCCGGCTTGAAAATGGTTTGAAAACAAAAGCGGATGATGTGGTATCCTATCAGCTTTTACAGCACAGAAGTGAAATGGAAGAAATGCACAAACTCGTAAAAAAGCTCGAAGCCCGAATCGAAGCGCTAGAAACGCCAACAGTCCCGCCATTTGATTACTTCCTTGCTGCTGAAGAAACCGCCGCCACCAAAAAAACGAAAAAAAGACCGTTCATGAAAATGATTTTCGGCAATGGCCGAAAGAGTGATTCGGCTTCATGGAGCACGGCAGACAGCGATTAA
- a CDS encoding Ohr family peroxiredoxin codes for MTKTLFTTSVTVDGGREGTAISADGNFTVDIAMPGTPRAKQMPEASNPEQLFAAGYAACFDSALQSVGKVERVSFASKVTASVSLLMGEMHQYSLAVTLAVKGSGIDKETFEALVHKAHQMCPYSKAINGNVDVAIEIDVD; via the coding sequence ATGACTAAAACCTTATTCACTACATCTGTAACGGTTGACGGCGGAAGAGAAGGAACGGCCATTTCTGCGGATGGTAACTTTACGGTTGATATCGCGATGCCGGGAACACCGAGGGCCAAACAGATGCCTGAAGCATCCAATCCGGAGCAGCTTTTTGCTGCTGGGTATGCAGCATGCTTCGATAGTGCGTTGCAATCAGTCGGGAAAGTCGAACGTGTTTCATTCGCTTCAAAGGTCACTGCGAGCGTCAGTTTATTGATGGGTGAGATGCATCAGTACAGCTTGGCTGTCACTTTGGCTGTGAAAGGGTCGGGCATCGATAAAGAGACGTTCGAAGCCCTTGTTCATAAAGCACATCAAATGTGTCCTTATTCAAAAGCAATCAATGGCAATGTCGACGTCGCCATTGAGATCGATGTAGATTAA
- a CDS encoding MBL fold metallo-hydrolase — protein sequence MVNWNGDIAKIALPTPFAVGDVNVYVVKGDALTLIDTGVKTKRSKEALTQGLADLGLELTDIEQIILTHHHPDHAGALDFFAKEIPVYGHKNNQRWLAISDDFLENHNRFFLDYASKFGVAEELKNKLIHHRDEIRFLSERKLQGYLAEGDELPGLPGWKAIETPGHAQSHLSFYRESDGVMIAGDHLLAKISPNPLMEPPILPGGIRPRPLLLYNASLQKILGFSISMVYSGHGDEVKGDAVADLIQYRFERQHNRAMQVKSMLSDKPLSVFEVCKQLFPKVYLQEVGLTLSETIGQLDYLENLGEVETEIQAGVILYSIA from the coding sequence ATGGTGAACTGGAATGGAGATATTGCAAAAATTGCTTTGCCCACACCGTTTGCAGTGGGTGATGTAAATGTTTATGTAGTGAAGGGGGATGCATTAACCCTCATTGACACGGGCGTTAAAACGAAACGATCAAAGGAAGCGTTGACTCAAGGACTTGCGGATTTGGGCCTGGAGTTGACCGATATCGAACAAATCATCTTGACACATCATCACCCCGATCATGCCGGCGCACTCGACTTCTTTGCAAAGGAAATCCCGGTCTATGGACATAAAAACAATCAGCGCTGGCTCGCCATAAGTGATGATTTCCTTGAAAACCATAATCGTTTCTTCCTTGATTATGCCTCGAAGTTTGGAGTCGCCGAAGAGTTGAAAAATAAATTGATCCATCATCGCGACGAAATCCGTTTCCTTAGTGAACGAAAGCTGCAGGGGTATTTGGCCGAGGGCGATGAACTGCCTGGACTTCCAGGCTGGAAAGCGATTGAGACTCCAGGGCACGCCCAAAGTCATTTATCCTTTTATCGCGAAAGTGACGGTGTCATGATTGCCGGTGATCACTTGCTTGCCAAGATTTCACCTAATCCGCTGATGGAACCGCCTATCCTTCCGGGGGGGATAAGGCCGCGGCCATTACTGCTATATAATGCTTCACTTCAGAAAATATTGGGCTTTTCCATATCGATGGTCTACTCGGGACATGGTGATGAAGTGAAAGGCGATGCGGTGGCCGACCTGATTCAATATAGATTCGAGCGGCAGCATAATCGGGCGATGCAGGTGAAAAGCATGCTTTCCGATAAGCCGTTGTCGGTCTTTGAGGTGTGTAAGCAGTTGTTTCCGAAAGTATATCTTCAGGAAGTGGGCCTTACACTTTCGGAAACGATCGGTCAGCTGGACTATTTGGAAAATCTGGGTGAAGTCGAAACGGAAATCCAAGCTGGGGTCATTCTTTATTCAATCGCTTAA
- a CDS encoding YqkE family protein gives MKKKQPRKQNPSKNQEKDSSLKLGDMLNQDIMSQLRQKQKELNEAEVEKKAAEEEKKRAERKQREKNKSFEELLGESNLNWKNYK, from the coding sequence ATGAAAAAGAAACAGCCACGTAAGCAAAATCCGAGTAAAAACCAAGAGAAAGATTCATCATTGAAACTTGGCGATATGCTCAATCAGGATATCATGTCCCAGCTTCGTCAAAAGCAAAAAGAACTGAACGAGGCGGAAGTTGAGAAAAAGGCCGCTGAAGAAGAAAAGAAACGCGCAGAAAGAAAGCAGCGGGAGAAAAATAAATCATTCGAAGAGCTATTGGGTGAAAGCAATTTGAACTGGAAGAATTATAAATAA
- the proC gene encoding pyrroline-5-carboxylate reductase yields the protein MKKIAFIGAGSMAEAIISGLVTQQVIQPANIFVTNKTNDDRFNYLKEQYGVTTTRSLQALLQDADLVVLAVKPKDMLETMQSIKDYIREEMLFISVVAGVHTSSLEGIANKQFSIVRAMPNTSATVGKSATALAANGHTKEAQLQTAITLFETVGTVAIVEESQLDAVTGLSGSGPAYIYYLVEALERSAETIGLDSKTAKQLILQTLLGAADMLQKSPKTPAVLRKEVTSPGGTTEAGLKQLQAHQVQEAFIACVQEATEQSKRMGDQISKELAKYVVPQ from the coding sequence ATGAAGAAAATCGCATTCATCGGCGCTGGATCGATGGCAGAAGCAATCATTTCGGGGCTGGTGACGCAACAGGTAATACAGCCTGCAAATATTTTCGTAACGAATAAAACAAATGATGACAGATTCAATTATTTAAAGGAACAGTATGGGGTGACCACTACAAGATCGCTGCAGGCATTATTGCAGGACGCGGACCTTGTCGTCCTCGCAGTGAAACCGAAAGATATGTTAGAAACGATGCAATCAATAAAAGATTACATTCGTGAAGAAATGCTGTTCATTTCCGTAGTGGCCGGCGTTCACACATCTAGCTTGGAGGGAATCGCCAACAAGCAATTCTCCATCGTCCGAGCCATGCCCAATACATCGGCAACCGTAGGAAAGTCAGCAACGGCACTTGCCGCTAATGGCCATACGAAAGAGGCGCAATTACAAACGGCCATCACCCTGTTTGAAACGGTAGGAACGGTCGCAATCGTTGAAGAAAGTCAGCTCGATGCGGTAACGGGCTTATCAGGCAGCGGTCCGGCTTATATTTATTACCTGGTCGAGGCATTGGAACGATCAGCCGAAACGATTGGTCTCGATTCCAAAACGGCGAAACAATTGATTCTTCAAACATTGCTGGGTGCGGCCGATATGTTGCAGAAGTCCCCTAAAACGCCTGCCGTGCTCAGGAAGGAAGTAACCTCACCAGGCGGCACGACTGAAGCAGGTTTGAAACAGCTGCAAGCTCACCAAGTACAGGAAGCCTTCATTGCCTGTGTACAGGAAGCGACTGAGCAATCGAAGCGAATGGGTGATCAAATAAGCAAAGAACTTGCTAAATATGTCGTCCCCCAGTAG